A DNA window from Helianthus annuus cultivar XRQ/B chromosome 15, HanXRQr2.0-SUNRISE, whole genome shotgun sequence contains the following coding sequences:
- the LOC110912352 gene encoding uncharacterized protein LOC110912352 isoform X2: protein MIEVVLKMERQNVVNSGERWYVEYKLPLGEAAATFNLEKSVCSHGFFMTAPNHWDPLSKTFQRPLHLFHSHQPPLTVQISQPPEADHLLLRVFHSGGVDLSPAHEQSLTEQVRRMLRLSDAEEKKVRAFQDVYGEAKSSGFGRVFRSPTLFEDMLKCILVCNCQWSRTLSMARALCELQLELQITNIAPKTPAGKESSKRKIKSRNLGKRCGEEDVKSTCEADGTLKVDELNSEKTELPFHSAMGNFPGPEELAGLDVDFLGKRCNLGYRASRILGLAQSVVEGRINLKKLEQDCGGEASLSNYMKINEQLGEINGFGPFTRANVLMCLGFYHVVPSDSETLRHLNQVHGKKSTIKNIQQDIEMIYGKYAPYQFLVY from the exons ATGATTGAAGTTGTTTTGAAAATGGAGAGGCAGAATGTTGTTAACTCCGGCGAGCGGTGGTATGTGGAGTACAAGCTGCCGCTAGGAGAAGCGGCGGCCACTTTCAACCTAGAAAAAAGCGTATGCAGCCATGGTTTCTTCATGACCGCCCCAAATCACTGGGATCCTCTCTCTAAAACCTTCCAACGTCCTCTACACCTCTTCCATTCTCACCAACCACCCCTCACCGTCCAAATTTCTCAACCGCCAGAAGCCGATCATCTGCTTCTCCGTGTCTTCCACTCCGGTGGTGTGGATCTCTCTCCTGCACATGAGCAATCCTTAACG GAGCAAGTGAGGAGGATGCTGCGTCTGTCAGATGCAGAGGAGAAGAAAGTGAGGGCCTTTCAAGATGTTTATGGTGAAGCTAAGTCATCAGGTTTTGGGAGAGTTTTTAGGTCTCCAACCTTGTTTGAGGATATGCTCAAGTGCATTCTCGTCTGCAATTGCCA GTGGTCTAGGACATTAAGCATGGCTAGAGCTCTTTGTGAACTGCAACTGGAGCTGCAGATTACTAATATTGCTCCAAAAACTCCTGCAGGGAAAGAATCGAGCAAACGCAAGATTAAATCAAGAAATCTTGGAAAAAGGTGCGGTGAAGAAGATGTTAAATCAACATGTGAAGCAGATGGAACCTTAAAGGTGGATGAATTAAATAGTGAAAAGACAGAATTGCCCTTCCACAGTGCCATGGGGAACTTTCCTGGCCCAGAAGAATTAGCAGGCCTTGATGTAGATTTTCTGGGAAAGAGGTGCAATCTTGGTTATAGAGCGAGTCGCATATTGGGCCTTGCTCAAAGCGTTGTTGAAGGTAGGATTAACCTTAAGAAACTTGAACAAGATTGCGGTGGGGAAGCATCTTTATCCAATTACATGAAGATAAATGAGCAATTGGGAGAAATTAATGGTTTTGGGCCTTTTACGCGCGCCAATGTGCTCATGTGTTTGGGATTCTATCATGTAGTCCCATCCGATTCTGAAACATTAAGGCATTTGAATCAG GTTCATGGAAAGAAGTCAACGATTAAAAACATCCAACAAGATATTGAAATGATCTATGGGAAGTATGCACCCTATCAGTTCTTGGTGTACTG A
- the LOC110912352 gene encoding uncharacterized protein LOC110912352 isoform X1, giving the protein MIEVVLKMERQNVVNSGERWYVEYKLPLGEAAATFNLEKSVCSHGFFMTAPNHWDPLSKTFQRPLHLFHSHQPPLTVQISQPPEADHLLLRVFHSGGVDLSPAHEQSLTEQVRRMLRLSDAEEKKVRAFQDVYGEAKSSGFGRVFRSPTLFEDMLKCILVCNCQWSRTLSMARALCELQLELQITNIAPKTPAGKESSKRKIKSRNLGKRCGEEDVKSTCEADGTLKVDELNSEKTELPFHSAMGNFPGPEELAGLDVDFLGKRCNLGYRASRILGLAQSVVEGRINLKKLEQDCGGEASLSNYMKINEQLGEINGFGPFTRANVLMCLGFYHVVPSDSETLRHLNQVHGKKSTIKNIQQDIEMIYGKYAPYQFLVYWSEIWSFYEERFGKLSELPNTHYKLITAANMRCKNDKALKRLKKEQ; this is encoded by the exons ATGATTGAAGTTGTTTTGAAAATGGAGAGGCAGAATGTTGTTAACTCCGGCGAGCGGTGGTATGTGGAGTACAAGCTGCCGCTAGGAGAAGCGGCGGCCACTTTCAACCTAGAAAAAAGCGTATGCAGCCATGGTTTCTTCATGACCGCCCCAAATCACTGGGATCCTCTCTCTAAAACCTTCCAACGTCCTCTACACCTCTTCCATTCTCACCAACCACCCCTCACCGTCCAAATTTCTCAACCGCCAGAAGCCGATCATCTGCTTCTCCGTGTCTTCCACTCCGGTGGTGTGGATCTCTCTCCTGCACATGAGCAATCCTTAACG GAGCAAGTGAGGAGGATGCTGCGTCTGTCAGATGCAGAGGAGAAGAAAGTGAGGGCCTTTCAAGATGTTTATGGTGAAGCTAAGTCATCAGGTTTTGGGAGAGTTTTTAGGTCTCCAACCTTGTTTGAGGATATGCTCAAGTGCATTCTCGTCTGCAATTGCCA GTGGTCTAGGACATTAAGCATGGCTAGAGCTCTTTGTGAACTGCAACTGGAGCTGCAGATTACTAATATTGCTCCAAAAACTCCTGCAGGGAAAGAATCGAGCAAACGCAAGATTAAATCAAGAAATCTTGGAAAAAGGTGCGGTGAAGAAGATGTTAAATCAACATGTGAAGCAGATGGAACCTTAAAGGTGGATGAATTAAATAGTGAAAAGACAGAATTGCCCTTCCACAGTGCCATGGGGAACTTTCCTGGCCCAGAAGAATTAGCAGGCCTTGATGTAGATTTTCTGGGAAAGAGGTGCAATCTTGGTTATAGAGCGAGTCGCATATTGGGCCTTGCTCAAAGCGTTGTTGAAGGTAGGATTAACCTTAAGAAACTTGAACAAGATTGCGGTGGGGAAGCATCTTTATCCAATTACATGAAGATAAATGAGCAATTGGGAGAAATTAATGGTTTTGGGCCTTTTACGCGCGCCAATGTGCTCATGTGTTTGGGATTCTATCATGTAGTCCCATCCGATTCTGAAACATTAAGGCATTTGAATCAG GTTCATGGAAAGAAGTCAACGATTAAAAACATCCAACAAGATATTGAAATGATCTATGGGAAGTATGCACCCTATCAGTTCTTGGTGTACTG GTCAGAAATATGGTCCTTTTATGAAGAAAGGTTTGGGAAGCTGAGTGAACTGCCTAACACTCACTATAAACTCATAACTGCTGCAAATATGAGATGCAAAAATG ACAAAGCACTCAAGCGGCTAAAAAAGGAACAATGA
- the LOC110912350 gene encoding UPF0301 protein CHU_1773: protein MEACCLSSNSFTKSLEVGIPSIKSRIFLQPKRSSSNFHIRKATTCCQSQSNSPSRSSRDEENMFLDADWRSFRARLVAGEKAFSSQESSPATDPNNMVNQTPSVSISDKWAHAIHEPEKGCLLIATEKLDGVHIFERTVVLILSMGPVGPTGIILNRPSLMSIKETRSTALDVSGTFADRPLFFGGPLEEGLFLVRGGEGVRNSGVFDEVMNGLYYGTKESVGCGVEMVKRNVVGVDEFRFFDGYCGWEKEQLRDEIRAGYWSVAACSPDVVGLATAGSVGLWEEVLGLMGQNKVW from the exons atggagGCTTGTTGTCTTTCTTCAAATTCCTTCACTAAATCACTAGAAGTTGGCATCCCTTCCATCAAATCAAGAATCTTTTTGCAGCCCAAGAGATCATCTTCCAACTTTCACATCAGGAAAGCTACCACAT GTTGTCAATCTCAGTCAAATTCACCATCACGATCATCCAGAGACGAGGAAAACATGTTTCTAGATGCTGATTGGCGGTCATTCAGAGCAAGACTGGTGGCCGGAGAAAAAGCGTTTAGCTCACAAGAATCTTCTCCAGCCACCGATCCCAACAACATGGTGAACCAGACACCATCTGTTTCAATAAGTGACAAATGGGCTCATGCAATACATGAGCCCGAAAAAGGTTGCTTACTAATAGCAACTGAGAAACTAGATGGGGTCCACATATTTGAAAGGACAGTGGTCCTTATATTATCAATGGGCCCGGTGGGCCCAACAGGCATAATACTCAATCGGCCTTCACTTATGTCAATCAAGGAAACGAGATCAACCGCACTAGATGTGTCGGGGACATTTGCCGACCGACCATTGTTCTTTGGCGGGCCCCTCGAGGAAGGGTTGTTTTTGGTGAGAGGGGGTGAAGGGGTTAGAAATAGTGGGGTGTTTGATGAAGTAATGAATGGATTATATTATGGGACTAAAGAGAGTGTTGGGTGTGGAGTTGAGATGGTGAAGAGAAATGTGGTTGGTGTGGATGAGTTTAGATTCTTTGATGGGTATTGTGGGTGGGAGAAAGAGCAGTTGAGAGATGAGATAAGGGCTGGGTATTGGTCTGTTGCTGCTTGTAGCCCAGATGTAGTTGGGCTGGCAACTGCTGGAAGTGTTGGGCTTTGGGAAGAGGTTCTTGGGCTTATGGGCCAGAATAAAGTTTGGTGA
- the LOC110912351 gene encoding probable ubiquitin conjugation factor E4 — protein MATTTTPKPQRSPEEIEDIILRKIFLVSLTDSMTNDSRIVYLQITAAEILSEGGDLKLSRDLIERVLVDRLSGNSASAEPPFQYLIGIYRRACEEQKKIVNMKDKLVRAQMETVVNQAKKLSVSYCRIHLSNPDMFPDNDRTRSNVSPLLPLVFGEVSSSIDTFGGGSVGACPGFIDELFKDTDYESVEPILKQLYEDLRGIVLKCSALGNFQQPLRALMYLISFPVGARALVNHPWWIPKGAYLNGRVIEMTSILGPFFHVSALPDQSVFKGQPDVGEQCFSESLTRRPADLLSSFTTIKTVMNNLYDGLAEVLRSLLKNTSTRENVLQYIAEVINKNASRAHIQVDPLSSASSGMFVNLSAVMLRLCEPFLDANSTKKDKIDPKYVFYGSRLEFKELTALHASSEEVTEWLNKNNPSTSSSGESSSYSFICECFFMTARVLNLGLLKAFSDFKHLVQDISRCEDNLATLKTMQEQSPLPRLAQDIARLEKEIESFTQEKLCYEAQILRDGGLLQQALSFYQLMVVWLVGRIGGFKMPLPQSCPMEFACMPEHFVEDAMELLIFASRIPRALDGVKLDDFMNFIIMFMASPEYIRNPYLRAKMVEVLNCWMPRRSDTSSATSTLFEGHQLSVQYLVRNLLKLYIDIEFTGSHTQFYDKFNIRHNIAELLEYLWQVPVHQNAWKQIAKEEEKGVYLNFLNFLINDSIFLLDESLNKILELKELEAEMSNTVEWEQRPAQERQERTRLFHSQENIIRIDMKLAMEDVSMLAFSTEQITAPFLLPEMVERVASMLNYFLLQLVGPQRKSLSLKDPEKYEFRPKELLKQIVNIYVHLARGDHENIFPSAITKDGRSYNDQLFTEAANVLRRIGEDPRIIQAFDDLGRKAKAAASEAMDAEAILGDIPDEFLDPIQYTLMKDPVILPSSRIIVDRPVIQRHLLSDATDPFNRSHLTPDMLIPDTELKQKIEEFVKSQQRKQHGEEMSMQSSSFKSSIQSPDGTGPLID, from the exons ATGGCGACAACCACCACCCCCAAACCCCAACGATCACCAGAAGAAATCGAAGACATAATCCTCCGCAAAATCTTCCTCGTTTCCCTAACCGATTCCATGACCAACGACTCACGGATCGTTTACTTGCAGATCACGGCAGCCGAGATATTATCCGAAGGCGGCGACCTCAAACTCTCACGAGATTTGATCGAACGAGTCCTCGTTGATCGCCTCTCAGGTAATTCCGCATCCGCAGAACCTCCCTTTCAATACCTAATCGGAATTTATCGTCGTGCCTgtgaagaacaaaagaaaattgttaatatgaaagataaGTTAGTTAGGGCACAGATGGAAACAGTTGTCAATCAAGCGAAGAAGTTATCAGTTTCCTATTGTAGAATTCATTTAAGTAATCCCGATATGTTTCCGGATAATGATAGAACTAGGTCTAATGTTTCCCCATTGTTGCCGTTGGTTTTCGGTGAGGTTAGTAGCTCAATTGATACTTTTGGTGGTGGTAGTGTTGGTGCTTGTCCTGGTTTTATAGATGAGCTGTTTAAAGATACGGATTACGAGTCGGTGGAGCCGATATTGAAGCAGTTGTATGAGGATTTGAGAGGGATTGTGCTCAAGTGTTCTGCGCTTGGGAACTTTCAGCAGCCGTTGAGGGCGTTGATGTATTTGATAAGTTTTCCGGTTGGTGCTAGGGCGTTGGTGAATCATCCGTGGTGGATTCCGAAAGGGGCGTATTTGAATGGGAGGGTGATTGAGATGACGAGTATCTTGGGGCCGTTTTTTCATGTTAGTGCGCTTCCTGATCAGAGTGTTTTCAAGGGGCAGCCTGATGTTGG TGAACAGTGTTTTTCGGAATCGTTGACGCGACGGCCTGCGGATCTTTTGTCTTCGTTCACGACGATTAAAACTGTTATGAATAACTTGTATGATGGTTTGGCAGAGGTTCTTAGGTCACTTCTTAAGAACACGAGCACACGAGAGAATGTGCTGCAGTATATTGCAGAAGTGATTAACAAAAATGCATCAAGGGCTCATATACAG GTTGATCCGCTATCTTCTGCTAGTTCGGGCATGTTTGTGAACCTTAGTGCTGTTATGCTTCGACTGTGTGAGCCTTTCTTGGACGCAAATTCAACAAAGAAAGACAAAATTGATCCTAAATATGTATTTTATGGATCTCGTTTGGAATTCAA AGAATTAACCGCCCTTCATGCATCTTCGGAGGAAGTTACTGAATGGCTGAATAAAAATAATCCAAGCACTTCTAGCAGTGGAGAATCGTCAAGTTACTCATTTATTTGTGAATGCTTCTTTATGACTGCACGGGTTCTTAATTTAGGGCTGTTGAAAGCCTTTTCAGACTTCAAGCATCTTGTGCAG GACATTTCAAGATGCGAGGATAATCTGGCAAccttaaaaaccatgcaagagcAATCACCTTTACCTCGACTGGCCCAGGACATTGCTCGACTGGAGAAGGAAATCGAATCATTTACACAAGAAAAACTATGTTACGAAGCTCAGATATTGAGG GATGGCGGACTTCTTCAGCAGGCACTATCTTTCTATCAGTTAATGGTGGTTTGGTTGGTAGGTCGTATAGGTGGTTTCAAAATGCCTCTACCACAATCTTGCCCAATGGAATTTGCATGTATGCCTGAACACTTTGTGGAAGATGCTATGGAATTGCTTATTTTTGCTTCTCGGATACCACGAGCTTTAGATGGTGTAAAGCTG GATGATTTTATGAACTTCATTATCATGTTCATGGCAAGTCCAGAGTACATTAGGAATCCCTATTTAAGAGCAAAAATGGTTGAAGTACTCAACTGCTGGATGCCTCGTAGGAG TGACACATCATCTGCCACAAGTACACTTTTTGAGGGGCACCAACTTTCTGTCCAGTATCTTGTGAGAAATCTTCTAAAACTTTACATTGACATCGAATTCACGGGCTCACACACCCAGTTCTATGACAAATTTAACATCCGACATAATATTGCCGAACTTCTAGAGTATCTTTGGCAGGTTCCTGTACACCAAAATGCTTGGAAACAG ATTGCCAAAGAAGAGGAAAAGGGTGTTTACCTCAACTTTTTGAACTTCTTAATAAACGAcagtatctttcttcttgacgaaagTCTCAACAAGATTCTTGAACTCAAAGAACTGGAAGCTGAGATGTCTAACACGGTCGAATGGGAACAAAGACCTGCACAAGAGAGGCAGGAGAGGACTAGACTTTTCCACTCTCAAGAAAAT ATTATTAGGATTGACATGAAGTTGGCCATGGAAGATGTGAGCATGCTCGCTTTCTCTACTGAGCAAATTACAGCTCCTTTCTTGCTACCCGAGATG GTTGAAAGAGTCGCCAGCATGTTGAATTACTTCCTCTTACAACTTGTGGGCCCCCAAAGGAAATCGTTAAGCTTGAAGGATCCTGAAAAATACGAGTTTCGCCCAAAAGAGTTGCTAAAGCAG ATTGTGAACATATATGTTCATCTGGCAAGGGGGGATCACGAGAACATTTTCCCATCTGCCATCACGAAGGATGGACGGTCCTATAACGACCAG TTATTCACAGAAGCTGCAAATGTTCTTAGAAGAATAGGTGAAGATCCCAGAATTATACAGGCTTTTGATGATCTTGGTAGAAAGGCTAAAGCTGCAGCATCTGAAGCCATGGATGCTGAAGCTATTCTGGGAGACATTCCAGATGAATTCCTTGATCCTATCCAG TACACGCTAATGAAAGATCCAGTTATCTTACCATCTTCAAGAATCATAGTGGACCGACCAGTGATTCAGAGGCATCTATTAAGCGACGCT ACGGACCCGTTCAATCGTTCTCATCTTACACCAGATATGCTGATTCCAGACACAGAACTGAAGCAAAAAATTGAAGAATTTGTGAAGTCACAACAAAGGAAGCAACATGGTGAAGAGATGAGTATGCAAAGCAGCAGCTTTAAATCTTCAATTCAGTCACCTGATGGTACTGGGCCTTTGATTGATTAG